The Stratiformator vulcanicus genome has a segment encoding these proteins:
- a CDS encoding NAD-dependent epimerase/dehydratase family protein, translated as MRVLVTGGAGFIGSHILEQLASAGVEAAALDDLSGGKRENVPEGVPLFEVDVRDASAVKTAFDEFRPTHVSHQAAQVSVSRSVREPEFDAEVNVLGLLNVIRCCGESEVERLLFASSGGAIYGDVLSPAKEDHPTQPLAPYGISKMVGEHYLRFAHAEHGLIAVALRYSNVYGPRQDPHGEAGVVAIFSQKMLSGEEVTIFGDGKYVRDYVHVGDVAAANVAALDAELEAGKHAFNIGTAVPTDVNQLAALVMTAATEATAEAGKPVEIPKPVHGDPRAGDLRSSIISSAKAKAELGWEPQHSIESGLAETVRWFLRRG; from the coding sequence ATGCGCGTTCTCGTGACCGGCGGTGCCGGGTTTATCGGCAGCCATATTTTGGAGCAGCTTGCTTCCGCGGGGGTCGAGGCGGCGGCGCTCGACGATCTGTCGGGGGGCAAAAGAGAGAACGTCCCTGAAGGCGTTCCCCTATTCGAGGTCGACGTTCGCGATGCCTCGGCGGTGAAAACGGCGTTTGATGAGTTCCGACCGACGCACGTCTCGCATCAGGCCGCGCAGGTCTCGGTCAGCCGTTCGGTCCGCGAGCCGGAGTTCGATGCTGAGGTGAATGTGCTCGGGCTGCTGAACGTGATTCGTTGCTGCGGCGAGTCGGAAGTCGAGCGATTGCTGTTTGCTTCATCGGGCGGTGCGATCTACGGCGACGTGCTCAGCCCCGCGAAGGAAGACCACCCGACTCAGCCGCTCGCGCCTTACGGCATTTCGAAGATGGTCGGCGAGCACTACCTGCGGTTCGCGCACGCCGAACACGGCCTCATCGCCGTCGCGCTGCGTTATTCCAACGTCTATGGCCCGCGGCAGGATCCGCACGGCGAGGCGGGGGTCGTGGCAATTTTCTCTCAGAAAATGCTCAGCGGCGAGGAGGTCACGATCTTCGGTGACGGAAAATACGTTCGCGATTATGTGCACGTCGGCGATGTCGCCGCGGCCAACGTCGCCGCACTAGACGCCGAATTGGAAGCGGGAAAGCACGCGTTCAACATCGGCACGGCGGTCCCGACCGACGTCAATCAGCTCGCTGCGCTCGTGATGACCGCGGCCACCGAGGCGACCGCTGAGGCCGGCAAGCCGGTCGAGATCCCAAAGCCGGTACACGGCGATCCCCGAGCCGGCGATTTACGCTCGAGCATTATCAGCTCGGCAAAAGCGAAGGCGGAATTGGGTTGGGAGCCTCAGCACTCGATCGAAAGTGGCTTGGCCGAAACGGTCAGGTGGTTTTTGCGGCGAGGTTAG